CAGCAGCCCCTGTGGTGCAGCACGATAGAAGGCATCAGGCACCGTGGGACCCCCGCCCCGGCAGACAAAGAGGCAGGCACGGACCCCCAGACCTGACCCAGCCTGTGGGGCCTCACCTGGGCAATCTGCCGGAAGCCGGaccgcagcaggggcaggaagatgCCGGTGACACTGATATGGTCGCCAGGCTGCACCAGCCGCGTGTTCTCACCCTGCACAGCCACGCTGATGGAGCGCGGGAGGTGCCCCACTGGCACCTGGTCGCTCTGCCCACGGTAGAGAAGCAAAGGTcagcacggggggggggcagcccccaccccctgcctcacagACACCTATGGGGTCCCAGCTTCACTCACATGCTCCTGCATCTTGAGCTCCTGGTACTTGATGAACTTAGAGCCACGGCTCTGGAGGTACAGACGCCCGCCCGAGCGGTTCGTCTGGCACTCGCGGCTGGGGCACATGATCAGCGGCATGAAGGTTGGAGCCTGGATCTGGGGGAGAAGAAGACAGCGTGTCAGTGGGAGGGGCAGATCCAGCCTAGGACAGGCAGTGAGACCTGCCATGACCCATGAGGGCCCAGCTGGCCCATTCAGAGTTTCCCATAGAGGCACTCACGGGCTGGTAGGTCTCGGCCCCACACTGGTCGCAGCTGTACGTGGCCACAACCATCATGGGCTTGACCTCGGCTACGCGGGTGACGATGCCACGCACAGTCACCAGCTTCCCAATGCTGTCGGCCTTCACGTCCCGGATCACGCGTGGCTTTGCGCTCGACGGGGCCTTGAAGTACAGCTCACTGCAGGGGCAGACGCCATCAGAGCGGGCAGGGGAGAGAGCGCcgaggagcagagggcaggggcgggagcagggggctgggctgggggtgcacacagggaCACTCACAAACGTCGCAGCAGCTCGGGCGGGTAGTGGTTCTGGGGGCCATGGGTCTCACCGGCGTCGCGGCCACGCTGCTCCAGCATCAGCCGGTGCTCGAGATAGACGTCCAACACATCTTTATGCGTCAGCTGTGGGGACGCGGCACCgtcagtgcagggccagggccccccGGCAGCGCCTGCTGCCCCCGCACTGCCCGGGCCTCACCTCGCGCTCCTTGTAGTCGGGCAGCAGCTCGTGGACGGCGTCGGCAAAGAGGCGGGCGTAGCGCCGCGCATTCTCGCAAGCGGCCTCGGCCAGCTCGGGCTCGTCCTCGGCAACGTGGTCCAGGTCCACGTACAGCGCCACCTGCTCGCGCTGCGCCAGCGCcacctgcaggggggaggggtcagcAAGGCGGGGGCAACCCCCGcggggggggagcggggtggccgggcagccccctgctgctggggggggggcggggctcctCACCAGCTGGTCCCGGTAGGGGAACTGCTTTTTGCCCAGCTCGTCATCACGATAGAAGTCCTGCAGGAAGCGCTTCGCCTTGTCTGGGGGGACATCGGGGCGCGGtcaccctccccgcccccccgacGCAGCTCCCGCGGTTCAGCCCaatgacccccctcccctccgcgTACACAAAGCCGCACGTGGGCCCCGCCTCCTCCCCGGAAAGGCCATGCCCCTGACATCACGTCCGGGGAAGCTACCAATAGCAGCCCCCGCTTCGCGCAGAAAAGGGATGAGGACGGGGCAGCAACCAATAGAAGAGGAGCGCGCGACCCAGTCCCCCGGCCCGCAGCCAATAGGGGCGTAAAGCCTagtccctcccccccagggcGGCGCCAATACGAACGCGGGTCCCGCCCCCTCGTGGCCAATGGGAACGCGCGGCGCGCTCAGCCCGGCgcgtgcccccccccacccccaattcacCTTTCTCGGCCAGATAGTCGCGGGGTGCCATGGCCCGCGCGGGCGGAGGGGACGGAGCCTGCTGGCTCCCCGGGCTCGGAGCGGACGGGTCCCGGCGGGGATCAGTCCGCGGAGGGAGCGCGGCAGGTAGTCCCGGCGCGCGGAGAGAGCAGGCCGCTGTGGGTCCGTGTGGGgctaggccaggccaggccaggccactcCCGCCGCTGCTGGTTGCAACTACCGCCGCCGCAACCAAAAGTGGCGCGAAAACCGGACTCCGCGTGACCAGTACAGGCCAATCGCCGCCTGGCACGTGACCCGGAGCCGCCCTCCAATCGCAGCGCGAGGCGGGTCCTTGGCGGGCCCCGCCCACTCATCGCTGATCACGTGACCTCACCGGACCGAGGCGCGGGCACCCCGGGATCCCCCTTAAAGGGGCCGCGACCCCGGAAGTGCGGTCGCCGTGGGTGCGGGGCTCTCAGGGTGGGCGCTAGGGGTCCCCCAGGCGCTGGAGGCTCTAGGGAGGCTTGGGCCCATAGGGCTGGGAGGTCGCGGGGGGACCCGACCTATGATCCCTCCCACCCCGCAGGCCGCGATGCTGTCGCAGATCTTCATCCTCTCGTCCAAGGGCGACCGCTTGGTCCACAAGGACTGTATCCGCCCACGGCATCCCGCCAGGTCCCCTGCGCTGCACCAGGGAAGCTCGCAGCACCCGGCTGGGGGGCAGAGCTCCTGGgacccgggggggagggggagacactCCTGCTCTGCGTTAGTCCTCAGCGCCCAGCCCAGTCCGCGGGGAGTCGGAGGAGGGTGGCACGGACCTGGCCGACACTTTCTACAGGAAAATCACAGCACTACCCGGCGACCAGGCACCTGTCTTCATGGTAACTGGGGGGGAGGCGGCAAGGCCCATCCTAGTAGCTGCAGGCCCGGGAGGTGCTAGGGCTGACCCTGGCCCCGTGCCCCCAGGCACACGAGGGGTTGCACTTCGTGCACGTGAGACACGCCAGCCTATACTTTGTGGCTACGACAACAGCACAGGCCTCCCCCTTCGCCCTGGTGGAGTTCCTCAACAGGTGAGGGGGGGCTAAGACCTAGGGGtcacccccaccagctcctggccttgctcaccctcctcccccccaccctgcaggctggcagccctGATCCGGGACTACTGCGGGCCCCTGAGCGAGAAGAGTATCAGCCTCAACTTTGCCCTCATCTACGAGCTGCTGGAAGAGATGGTGGTAGGTCTGCAAGGGCGAGCAGGGGAGGGGCTCAGCCAGCAGCACTGCCCCCTAGAAGTGTGCAGCACCCGGGGGCAGCCCCCTCACTCAGCACCACCCCCCAGGACTATGGCTACATCCAGACCACAGCGCCTGACGTGCTGCGCAACCTCATCCAGAGTGAGCCAGTGGTCAGCAAGCCCTTTAGCCTGTTGGACCTGGGCAGCATCGGCCTGGTGAGCACCgccctggggcaggctgcagccctcgGGGCCAGGCCAGCACAATGGGTAAGGGTCCCGTAGCCCAGAGAGCCTGACAGGGTCTGTCCACAGTTCGGAGCAGAGACGCAGCAGAGCAAAGTGGCTCCCAGCTCAGCTGCCAGCCGCCCTGTGCTACCACCCCGTGGGGAGCAGGTGAGAGGCAGCCCTACACCCACATCCCCTCCTCAGTGCTGAGGGGTGCCAGCGCCAGGCCctcacccctgcccacctgccccacagggTGCACGGAACGAGGTCTTCTTGGATGTGGTGGAGAGGCTGACAGTTGTCGTCGCTACCAATGTGAGCAccgcccaccctgccccaggcagccctgctcagggaaacaggagTCCTGGGATCCCATCTTGCCCAGCCCAGTGAGACCAAGCCACAGCTGTACACAGGGGGGAATACATTAGAGTGATTGCAGACAGAGGCCAGACCCCATCGCATGGATAGGTGACCCCCCAAGTCTGACAACGGGGGTTCATCCTGTCCCAACACAGCACTAAGCTGGCCCTACCCAAGGGGCACAGCCCTTCAGACAggccccagcactggcccagctgctggggaagggggaacccTGGACCCTTCCAGCAACTCAAGGGGGAAAAGGTCCAGTCAGATCCCCCAGGCCCACAGCAAAGCCAGTAGGAGGCTAGACGCCTGTAGCCAGCTCCACAACTGACCCTGCCCCCAGCATTGCAGCCCATGTCTACCTCCCCAGGGCACCCCTATGAAAGCTGACATCCAGGGAGAGATTCGGCTCAAGAGCTacctgcccagctgccctggtGAGTGGGACGCCGGTGGGGTCTGGGCCAGGCCGGGGCCTCTGGGCTTACCTGTCCCTCCCCACAGAGATGCGCATTGGGCTGACAGAGGAGTTCTGCGTGGGCAAGTCAGAGCTGCGAGGTGAGGACGCGTGGGGGCggtactgctgcctgcccctcccagcccccactgatcCCCTGGCCTCCCCCAGGCTATGGCACGGCCGTGCGGGTGGACGAATGCGCCTTCCACAGCTCTGTGCGGCTGGATGAGTTCGAGAGCAACCGTGTGCTCAAGGTCACCCCCAGCCCGGGGGAGGTGAGTGCTAGGCTTAggggagagcagggttggccttGACTCCAACCctgactgccctgcctgcccctagcTCACATTGATGCAGTATCAGCTCTCGGATGACCTTCCCTCAACCCTGCCCTTTCACCTCTTCCCCACTGTGGACCGGGACCCCACAGGCAGGTGAGCACGAGGCGCTGGGGGGGCCGGGGCACAGGGGGAAGATGACCGGGGCCAGGCGTTCACAGCCCTCTCTCTGCCAGGCTCCGTGTTTACCTCAAGCTGCGCTGTGACCTGTCCCCCAAGAGGTAAGGAGGCGGGACAGAGGAAAGAGAGGCCGGGATGGGGGCTGAGTCCCTGCTGCCACCGGCATTACTGCCACTGCCCCTTCTTTCTCACAGCCAAGCCCTGAACGTTCGtgtgcagctgcctgtgcccaAGGGGGTTGtcaggtagggggtgggggatggaggagcaggtgtgggggtggggtgcatcTCCTgccacctcacctgcccctccaccccagcctgtcacaggagctgagcagcccggagcagacagcagagctgcagctagGCTCCAAGTGCCTGCACTGGAACATCCCACGCTTCCAAGGTGGCTCCCAGCTCTCTGCCCTCTTCAAGGTAAAGCCTGGGGGGAGGTGGAGATGGGGAACTCTCCCCAAAGCAAGGTTCAGGCCCAGGGGCTGATGGCCGCTCTCCCCCCCCGCAGCTGGAGGTGCCGGGGCTGAGTGGTGCATCGCTGCTAGAGCTGGGCCCGGTGCACATGGCCTTCGAGCtgcccatgcacacatgctcagGGCTGCGCGTGCGGTTCCTGCGTTGCACAGGcatgcagcctggcctgccccaccgCTGGGTGCGCTACGTCACGCACAGCGATGCCTATGTGCTGCGCCTCTGACTCGTCAACACCACTGCTCACCAACACCGGCTTTATTTACTGCACCAGGCCCAACCAGCGCCAACGGGGCTGCCAGGAAAACTCCAATAAACCTTGAACTCAACCATGGCCATATGCTGTCTGCgggggtgcagggggatggggcaggccaGCGGTCCAGCCGCCTCAGAGTTCCTGCGGGGAGGGAGAGCTCCTGTGATACCCCAGTCCAAGGTCCCAGGCCCCCAGccacccaccctggccctgcactcacCTCCAGGCCAAGGATGGAGGAATCGAAGAGGTCACGGAGACGATTGCTGCGGGAGCGCTGCAGGGAGGCAAGCACAGCCAGGTCAGCCCATGGGTCTGGGGGGGGTCCAaccccccacccagctgtcagccgactgcacctgggcaaacagccctgcccctaccccctcctcACCGTGACCAAGCCCTGGGAGTCCTCCTCTTCTtcactgctctgctcctggatcaccaccacctcctcctcctcctccatcagGCTGTGCCTACAGGACAGAGCCCAGTCAGGGAGTGCAACCCTCTGGCTGATGTTTACTACCCCCCACTGTGCACACTCACAGGTCCAGGCTGCTGCCCAGACCAAAGCCCAGGAGGCTCTGGGGGGTTATATGCTGCTGCCGGCTGGCAGATCTGTGGGCCAGGTGGGAGCTCTTTGAGTGCTGGCTGCAAAGGCACAAGGGCAGTGGGTCAGGGCGGGCAGGGGAGGTAGGGTAGGCAGTCCTGTCCACTGTTGCGTTAGAGTCCTAGAGCCATGGGGTTCActcatccccagcctgggctgctgccaacACCCAGCACCTGTGTTAACCTGCCTGACCCATGTAGCAGGCCTCACCTCTCCACAAAGTCCGACTCGGAGCCCTTGTCCTCGTCctcaggaaggggctgggacatCCCACGGGCCCCCTTCACCACAGTGGATGTGAGTGTTGGTGTTGCCAGGCGGCTGctgagctgcaggctggaatcACTGTGCCCAGATGACTCTGCAAGGGATGCGCTGCTTGGGACTGGGACACATCAGCCCACCTTGCCCCGCTATGGACCCCCATGTGCTCTGCTGTCGCCCTCCCCGCaggcagctggccctggccctggccctctctCACCATCTGCATGCCGCCTCTTGGTGGTGGAGCCAGgtctgggctgggcctgggagcGGGCAGGATTGTGGAGCCGCAGGGAGTTGCGGTAAGTCAGCAGTGGGGTccaggcctcctgctgctgctctggggacaACACGGCctggcagctctgctccaggTAGGCCAGGCTGCAACAGGCAGGATGATGGGATCAGTGTCCACAGCAGTGGATCCCTGCACCCCTCCACCTGCTTAAGGAAGTCCCCCTGCTCTTAGGGACTCACATCAGCTTCTTGTCAGGGTGCAGCAGGCGGGGTGAGAACTCACTGAGCACCTCCAGGaagggcagctgcaggggagccagcagctcagagctgggcGACTGCAAGGCAAACTTGATCCCCTCCCtgcatggggggtgggcaggcagggtgaaGACAGGCCTTGCTGACCCAGGCCCCTGTCCCCTTGGGTTCAGCTAATCCCtgagcacagggcaggcaggaagCTGCAGGGTCACCCTGAtgcagccccaggcatcgcccctgccccagggaaagcaaaAGGGGCTATGGCCGCCGCATCCTGCTGGTGCTAAAAGGGCTCATAGATGGTCCAAAGACCCCAGCCtgaggccatgccccctgctgcagggagAAGGGATGCCTCCAGTCTGATCAGAGGGGAAaattcttccctgcccccagtgcagtgtTGGGCTGAGCCTGAGCACAGGGCCAacatcctctagccaggaacctacagGCTTGGGCCCAGCTGGAACATTGGCACAGCCCAATCCCCAGACCGGGCAACAATCAGCATCAAGCGCCTCTGCGGGAGGCTTAGCCCCCCTGACCTGTGTAGCAGCATGTTGCACAGACCCTCACCCCAGTCTCACCTGTGCAGCGCCACAAGCACAGTGCGGTTCCGTGCTTGGTGCGGACCAAAGAGCAGGGCAAAGCGCCGTGCCAGGTCCCGGATCTCCGCAAAGGCCTTACTCAGGCGGGCACCGCggccatgctgcagcagcagctctgtcagcAGCTACAAGGGGGATGTCGGGTCAGGAACAGGGCTCCTCCCAaggcccagcacccagcccctgctcaccccagGCACCTGCTTGAGGCTGAGGAGCAGGGTACGGCCCCACTCGGCCCGGTCAATCTGCCGGGCCTGGTTCAGCGTCTCCTTGATGATGTCCCCGTAGTCATCGTAGCACTGCGCGAAGAGAGCAGTGAGCGGGGGTTCGGCCcccagcctgcctccctgccccacacgaCCCAGGGCctggtcccctccctcccatgATGACAGCATCT
This sequence is a window from Alligator mississippiensis isolate rAllMis1 chromosome 15, rAllMis1, whole genome shotgun sequence. Protein-coding genes within it:
- the AP4M1 gene encoding AP-4 complex subunit mu-1 isoform X1; the encoded protein is MIPPTPQAAMLSQIFILSSKGDRLVHKDFRGESEEGGTDLADTFYRKITALPGDQAPVFMAHEGLHFVHVRHASLYFVATTTAQASPFALVEFLNRLAALIRDYCGPLSEKSISLNFALIYELLEEMVDYGYIQTTAPDVLRNLIQSEPVVSKPFSLLDLGSIGLFGAETQQSKVAPSSAASRPVLPPRGEQGARNEVFLDVVERLTVVVATNGTPMKADIQGEIRLKSYLPSCPEMRIGLTEEFCVGKSELRGYGTAVRVDECAFHSSVRLDEFESNRVLKVTPSPGELTLMQYQLSDDLPSTLPFHLFPTVDRDPTGRLRVYLKLRCDLSPKSQALNVRVQLPVPKGVVSLSQELSSPEQTAELQLGSKCLHWNIPRFQGGSQLSALFKLEVPGLSGASLLELGPVHMAFELPMHTCSGLRVRFLRCTGMQPGLPHRWVRYVTHSDAYVLRL
- the AP4M1 gene encoding AP-4 complex subunit mu-1 isoform X2 gives rise to the protein MLSQIFILSSKGDRLVHKDFRGESEEGGTDLADTFYRKITALPGDQAPVFMAHEGLHFVHVRHASLYFVATTTAQASPFALVEFLNRLAALIRDYCGPLSEKSISLNFALIYELLEEMVDYGYIQTTAPDVLRNLIQSEPVVSKPFSLLDLGSIGLFGAETQQSKVAPSSAASRPVLPPRGEQGARNEVFLDVVERLTVVVATNGTPMKADIQGEIRLKSYLPSCPEMRIGLTEEFCVGKSELRGYGTAVRVDECAFHSSVRLDEFESNRVLKVTPSPGELTLMQYQLSDDLPSTLPFHLFPTVDRDPTGRLRVYLKLRCDLSPKSQALNVRVQLPVPKGVVSLSQELSSPEQTAELQLGSKCLHWNIPRFQGGSQLSALFKLEVPGLSGASLLELGPVHMAFELPMHTCSGLRVRFLRCTGMQPGLPHRWVRYVTHSDAYVLRL